Proteins encoded within one genomic window of Acinetobacter sp. WCHA55:
- the groES gene encoding co-chaperone GroES, translating to MSNIKPLHDRVVIKRMEEEKLSAGGIVIPDSATEKPIKGEVVAVGTGKVLDNGQVRAPQVKVGDKVLFGKYSGTEVKLDGVELLVVKEDDLFAILG from the coding sequence ATGTCCAATATCAAGCCGCTGCACGACCGCGTGGTCATCAAGCGCATGGAAGAAGAGAAGCTGTCCGCCGGCGGGATCGTGATCCCGGATTCGGCCACCGAGAAGCCGATCAAGGGCGAAGTCGTCGCCGTCGGCACCGGCAAGGTGCTGGACAACGGCCAGGTCCGCGCGCCGCAGGTCAAGGTCGGCGACAAGGTGCTGTTCGGCAAGTACAGCGGCACCGAAGTGAAGCTGGACGGCGTCGAGCTGCTGGTGGTGAAGGAAGACGACCTGTTCGCGATCCTCGGCTGA
- the cutA gene encoding divalent-cation tolerance protein CutA, which produces MPVSALICFCTCPDADSAERIATALVAERLAACVNLLPGLRSVYRWQRKVEAAAEVLLLVKTSAEAYPALQERLRQLHPYELPELLAVEAASGLPEYLQWLAAESRPVN; this is translated from the coding sequence ATGCCGGTGAGCGCCCTGATCTGCTTCTGCACCTGTCCCGACGCCGACAGCGCCGAGCGCATCGCCACCGCGCTGGTGGCCGAGCGCCTGGCCGCCTGCGTCAACCTCCTGCCCGGCCTGCGTTCGGTCTATCGCTGGCAACGCAAGGTCGAGGCCGCGGCCGAGGTCCTGCTGCTGGTCAAGACCAGTGCCGAGGCCTACCCCGCCCTGCAGGAACGCCTGCGCCAACTGCATCCCTACGAACTCCCGGAGCTGCTCGCGGTCGAAGCCGCGTCCGGCCTGCCCGAATACCTGCAATGGCTGGCCGCCGAGAGCCGACCGGTAAACTGA
- a CDS encoding protein-disulfide reductase DsbD domain-containing protein, translated as MTASTIRLRRWLAGLALLLALPATSAVAQDFELPPVDEVFVLSAQATAPDRIEVRWRIADGYYLYRHRTSVKADAAFTGATMALPKGKAYRDEFFGDVETYRKELLGTLTGTPAAGASATTLTVKYQGCADAGVCYPPQTRTLKVALPGEAGAGGFGCKARGLHDYVVKNGSADHPNAEVKFALGDVVNTMIGCTNGETIMLCHDTSLPRPYSLGFRVQGTEGLWMDVNKSIYLEGKSPQPHRWEPAEGWFAKYDHPLWKRYADLAAGAGHGGMDWFVIHAFVEALKAKAPMPIDIYDALAWSAITPLSEQSIAEGNRTLDFPDFTRGQWRTRKPIFALNDAY; from the coding sequence ATGACCGCATCCACGATCCGCCTGCGCCGCTGGCTGGCCGGGCTCGCCCTGCTGCTTGCGCTGCCCGCGACCTCGGCCGTCGCCCAGGACTTCGAACTGCCGCCGGTCGACGAGGTCTTCGTCCTGTCCGCGCAGGCCACCGCGCCGGACCGCATCGAGGTGCGCTGGCGGATCGCCGACGGCTATTACCTGTACCGGCACCGCACCTCGGTCAAGGCCGATGCCGCCTTCACCGGCGCGACCATGGCGCTGCCGAAGGGCAAGGCCTACCGCGACGAATTCTTCGGCGACGTCGAAACCTACCGCAAGGAATTGCTCGGCACCCTCACCGGCACGCCCGCGGCCGGCGCGAGCGCGACCACCCTGACCGTGAAGTACCAGGGCTGCGCCGATGCCGGCGTGTGCTACCCGCCGCAGACCCGCACCCTGAAGGTCGCGTTGCCGGGCGAAGCGGGCGCTGGCGGCTTCGGCTGTAAGGCGCGCGGGCTGCATGATTATGTCGTCAAGAACGGCTCTGCCGATCATCCCAACGCCGAGGTGAAATTCGCACTGGGTGATGTGGTCAACACCATGATCGGCTGCACTAATGGTGAAACGATCATGCTGTGCCACGACACCTCGCTGCCGCGCCCCTATTCTCTCGGCTTTCGGGTGCAAGGCACCGAGGGGCTGTGGATGGACGTCAACAAGTCGATCTATCTGGAGGGCAAGAGCCCACAGCCGCACCGCTGGGAGCCTGCCGAGGGCTGGTTTGCGAAATACGATCACCCGCTATGGAAACGCTACGCCGATCTGGCGGCAGGGGCCGGGCATGGCGGGATGGACTGGTTCGTGATCCACGCTTTTGTCGAGGCGCTGAAGGCCAAGGCCCCGATGCCAATCGACATTTACGACGCGCTGGCCTGGAGCGCGATCACGCCTCTGTCGGAACAATCGATTGCTGAGGGCAATCGCACGTTAGATTTTCCCGACTTCACCCGAGGGCAGTGGCGCACCCGCAAGCCGATCTTTGCGCTGAACGACGCCTATTGA
- a CDS encoding phosphoribosylanthranilate isomerase codes for MPAKIKICGISTPEALDATIAARADYAGLVFYPASPRAVTSNVAGALTSRAAGQIAMVGLFVDADDAVIADALVAAKLNALQLHGSESPERVAQLRARFGKPVWKALPVASASDVARAAAYAGAADLILFDAKTPKGALPGGMGLAFDWSLLAGYRGALPWGLAGGLNPTNVAEAIARTGAPLVDTSSGVESAPGVKDTDKITNFAFAVRLA; via the coding sequence ATGCCCGCGAAAATCAAGATTTGCGGGATCAGCACACCCGAGGCGCTCGATGCGACCATCGCGGCGCGGGCGGACTATGCCGGGTTGGTGTTCTATCCAGCGTCGCCCCGTGCGGTTACGTCGAATGTCGCGGGCGCTTTGACATCGCGCGCAGCTGGCCAGATCGCCATGGTCGGTTTGTTCGTCGATGCGGATGATGCTGTCATCGCCGACGCACTGGTGGCAGCCAAGCTGAACGCGCTGCAGCTGCACGGTTCGGAATCGCCCGAACGCGTGGCCCAGTTGCGCGCGCGGTTTGGCAAGCCGGTGTGGAAGGCGCTGCCCGTCGCCAGCGCCAGCGATGTCGCACGCGCCGCAGCCTATGCCGGGGCGGCGGACTTGATCTTGTTCGACGCCAAGACCCCCAAAGGCGCGCTGCCCGGCGGCATGGGGTTGGCGTTCGACTGGTCGCTGCTGGCCGGATATCGCGGTGCCTTGCCGTGGGGGCTGGCAGGCGGGCTAAATCCGACGAATGTTGCCGAGGCGATTGCGCGCACCGGAGCGCCGCTGGTCGATACCTCCAGCGGCGTCGAAAGCGCGCCGGGCGTCAAGGATACCGACAAGATTACCAATTTCGCCTTTGCGGTGCGCTTGGCCTAA
- the ble gene encoding bleomycin binding protein Ble-MBL: MADHVTPNLPSRDFDVTEAFYAKLGFATSWKDRGWMILQRGGLQLEFFPYPDLDPATSSFGCCLRLDDLDAMVALVNAAGAEEKSTGWPRFKAPQLEASGLRIGYLIDPDCTLVRLIQNPD, from the coding sequence ATGGCTGACCACGTCACCCCCAATCTGCCATCGCGCGATTTCGATGTGACAGAGGCGTTTTATGCGAAGCTGGGCTTTGCGACGAGTTGGAAGGATCGCGGCTGGATGATCCTGCAGCGCGGCGGTTTGCAGCTCGAATTCTTCCCCTATCCTGACCTCGACCCAGCTACGAGCTCGTTCGGCTGTTGCCTGCGGTTGGATGATCTCGATGCCATGGTGGCATTGGTGAACGCGGCGGGAGCCGAGGAAAAAAGCACCGGCTGGCCGCGCTTCAAAGCTCCGCAACTGGAGGCGAGCGGCCTGAGGATCGGCTACCTGATCGATCCCGACTGCACGCTGGTGCGGCTGATCCAGAACCCCGACTGA